The Etheostoma cragini isolate CJK2018 chromosome 15, CSU_Ecrag_1.0, whole genome shotgun sequence genome window below encodes:
- the LOC117958677 gene encoding bryoporin-like — MSDLEQTAAHEETASTDTDAVVSVGKDTIGCGTWRQCYITIINFGFENTLLNPCQYTQSGGCTQHPSLQIGPHSSGSALFTKTPHAARGSVGILTYDLQDSALKIAVLFSVPYDYNLYSNVYAVGIFDKSQECNYDLYYKMLYDPPTTFVRGEAKGPSLTYKGDGVTIVATMTDLCEAVINVEVKEN, encoded by the exons ATGTCTGATTTAGAACAGACTGCAGCCCATGAGGAGACAGCATCTACTGATACTGATGCAGTGGTTTCAGTTGGCAAGGACACCATTGGATGCGGTACCTGGCGTCAGTGTTACATTACCATTATAAATTTTGGCTTTGAGAACACCCTCCTTAACCCCTG TCAATACACACAGAGTGGTGGCTGCACTCAACATCCATCACTGCAGATTGGCCCGCATTCATCTGGCAGTGCACTGTTCACCAAGACTCCCCACGCTGCTAGAGGATCTGTCGGCATCCTGACTTACGACCTCCAGGACTCCGCTCTCAAAATAGCTGTCTTGTTCTCGGTGCCCTACGACTATAACCTGTACTCTAACGTGTATGCAGTGGGGATCTTTGACAAGAGCCAAGAATGTAATTATGATCTTTATTATAAGATGTTATATGATCCACCAACCACCTTTGTCCGAGGTGAAGCTAAGGGCCCCAGTCTCACTTATAAGGGGGATGGAGTCACCATCGTGGCAACAATGACAGACCTTTGTGAAGCTGTCATAAACGTGGAAGTGAAAGAAAACTGA